One window from the genome of Cryptomeria japonica chromosome 6, Sugi_1.0, whole genome shotgun sequence encodes:
- the LOC131077619 gene encoding disease resistance RPP13-like protein 4, with protein sequence MASVIVEIVGGKICEMAIETAVHKVAEEAKLVLNFRKDLLWLNKKLTFIRGFLQDADQQSRHKEAVKKWLESIRDIVMGAEDIFEECAVEPQGPHISVTGFFDAESRRTYFSWWIFRYRMGRKIKDVKERIRSNIEDGKQLNLYRQVLSADEALPSTSQIAAVDLKRSYLLPSDSHPVGIESKVDDILNLLNNPAFPVIAVVGMGGMGKTYLLQNVYNKAKERYEKCIWLSVSQSYSISMLQKDLVFQLDRDLSEQIKNSGISDQALAQLIREKLQERRSCLVVLDDVWRAVREEDFFTKLGLPSGNVNSQCKIVVTTRSKVVSTNLNAHMYEMKLMSDEESWRLFCVYAFGGFEENIEPQQQLLKEVGRKIVKQCGNLPLAVKTIAASLANKILDKWELKLRQLEQVIISVGDNDDNIMGILKLSYDSLPARLKACFAYLSLFPEDEQIDPEYLVNLWIGEGFIPAGENQLDVAWDSLHQLVNLCLLEMSEDSDLNFLYSHYDLTKHCKIHDLLLDLAIHISKENKCALSVEEASTNTSDGDGTAWCRVLLAKKDVDDNAISETHPLCLRTFSLSQNMEITSIPEKLFMAMRGLRVLDLSFTNISTLPASVGKMKLLKVLNFRQTPIEEVPKCVRHLKSLLFLALNDSCTTLPAWISELRYLQHLECERVRRIPKGISKLGSLRTLRTWPLQLSNSIQEGEELMRLEDLGNMTKLQELWLVIQNEMELKTMGILANLVKMRRLVVESRILEVGSEIDLPHIPENMRAMKHLESLRLEKFAVPSWTCDLANLRELQLLECECSDYPELQRLPNLVLLFLWRNGRCRELPKAFGKSGGFPRLRFFKIQYFDELEEFPELEEGAMACLEKLVIARCYKVERSRIEVQIKAHNPYINIHFV encoded by the coding sequence ATGGCATCTGTAATTGTAGAAATTGTCGGCGGAAAAATTTGTGAGATGGCCATTGAGACGGCCGTCCACAAAGTAGCTGAAGAAGCAAAGCTGGTGCTGAATTTCAGAAAAGACTTGCTATGGTTAAACAAGAAACTGACATTTATTAGGGGTTTTCTGCAAGATGCTGATCAACAGTCTCGACATAAGGAGGCAGTGAAAAAATGGTTGGAGAGCATTCGTGATATTGTCATGGGCGCAGAGGACATCTTTGAGGAATGTGCTGTTGAACCTCAAGGACCGCATATTTCGGTCACTGGATTTTTCGATGCTGAGTCAAGGAGAACATATTTCAGTTGGTGGATTTTTCGCTACAGGATGGGGCGGAAAATCAAAGATGTCAAGGAGCGCATCAGATCTAATATCGAAGATGGCAAGCAGCTGAACCTATATCGTCAAGTTTTGTCTGCAGATGAAGCATTACCCAGTACATCTCAAATTGCAGCTGTAGACTTGAAGAGATCTTATCTTCTGCCCAGCGATTCACATCCAGTGGGAATAGAGTCCAAGGTTGATGACATACTCAACTTGTTGAACAACCCAGCCTTTCCAGTTATTGCTGTGGTTGGGATGGGTGGGATGGGCAAGACCTATCTTCTTCAAAATGTTTACAACAAGGCAAAAGAAAGGTACGAGAAATGCATATGGCTTTCAGTTTCTCAGTCCTATTCTATTTCTATGTTACAGAAAGATTTAGTCTTTCAGTTAGATAGAGATTTAAGTGAGCAGATTAAAAATAGTGGAATAAGTGATCAGGCATTAGCTCAGTTGATTCGTGAAAAGTTGCAAGAGAGAAGGTCATGTCTTGTTGTGTTAGATGATGTGTGGAGGGCTGTTAGAGAAGAAGACTTCTTTACTAAACTTGGCCTCCCAAGTGGAAACGTTAATAGCCAATGTAAAATTGTGGTTACCACACGAAGCAAGGTGGTTTCTACAAATTTGAATGCTCATATGTATGAGATGAAACTTATGTCAGATGAAGAGAGTTGGAGGCTTTTTTGTGTTTATGCATTTGGAGGATTCGAGGAAAATATAGAGCCGCAGCAGCAGCTGCTAAAAGAGGTGGGTCGTAAGATTGTGAAGCAATGTGGAAATTTGCCTCTGGCTGTGAAAACAATAGCAGCATCTCTAGCCAACAAAATTCTCGACAAATGGGAGTTGAAGCTCCGTCAGCTGGAACAGGTAATTATTTCTGTTGGTGACAATGATGACAATATCATGGGTATTCTGAAATTGAGTTATGACTCTTTGCCCGCACGCCTTAAAGCCTGCTTTGCATATCTTTCCTTGTTTCCTGAGGATGAGCAGATAGATCCTGAGTATCTGGTAAATCTTTGGATTGGAGAAGGGTTTATCCCTGCAGGAGAGAACCAATTGGATGTGGCATGGGATTCTTTACATCAACTTGTCAATCTGTGTCTACTTGAGATGTCTGAAGATTCAGATCTAAATTTTCTGTATTCTCATTATGACCTAACCAAACATTGCAAAATTCATGATTTGCTGTTAGATTTGGCCATCCACATATCGAAAGAAAATAAATGTGCTCTTTCTGTTGAGGAAGCCTCTACAAATACAAGTGATGGTGATGGCACTGCCTGGTGTCGGGTTTTACTGGCCAAGAAAGATGTAGATGACAATGCCATCTCAGAGACCCATCCTCTTTGTCTCCGCACATTCTCACTCTCTCAAAATATGGAGATTACAAGCATTCCAGAAAAGTTGTTTATGGCTATGAGAGGACTGCGCGTTCTAGATTTGAGCTTCACAAACATCTCTACATTGCCTGCGTCCGTTGGAAAGATGAAACTTCTTAAAGTCTTGAACTTCAGACAAACACCGATTGAGGAGGTTCCAAAGTGCGTGAGACATCTGAAAAGCCTCTTGTTTTTGGCTTTAAATGATTCCTGCACTACATTACCAGCATGGATAAGTGAACTTAGATATCTTCAGCATTTAGAATGCGAGCGGGTTAGGCGCATCCCGAAGGGAATATCAAAGCTGGGCTCTCTGAGAACACTGCGAACATGGCCGTTGCAGCTGTCCAACTCCATACAAGAAGGGGAAGAATTGATGAGGTTAGAGGATTTGGGCAATATGACTAAGCTTCAGGAACTATGGTTAGTTATTCAGAATGAGATGGAATTGAAGACGATGGGGATCCTTGCGAACCTGGTGAAGATGCGTCGTCTGGTAGTCGAAAGTAGAATATTGGAAGTTGGGTCAGAAATCGATCTACCGCATATTCCGGAGAATATGAGAGCAATGAAACATCTGGAAAGTCTTCGACTAGAAAAGTTTGCAGTGCCAAGTTGGACATGTGATTTGGCAAATTTGAGGGAATTGCAATTACTAGAGTGTGAATGTAGTGATTATCCGGAGTTACAAAGACTGCCCAATCTAGTGTTGTTGTTCTTGTGGAGGAATGGGAGGTGCAGAGAATTGCCAAAGGCGTTTGGAAAGTCAGGGGGGTTTCCACGCCTCCGCTTCTTCAAAATTCAATATTTCGATGAATTAGAGGAGTTCCCAGAATTGGAGGAGGGAGCCATGGCATGCCTCGAGAAGTTGGTGATTGCCCGCTGTTATAAAGTCGAACGAAGTCGGATTGAAGTGCAAATCAAAGCCCACAATCCTTATATTAACATCCATTTTGTGTAA